One Pseudonocardia sediminis DNA window includes the following coding sequences:
- a CDS encoding GntR family transcriptional regulator: MTALPTPPSRVEQVYDAIVDDICTGRLAPGTRLRQEELAERFNVSRQPVQQALLLLRTQGLLRDTGRRGLEVAPVDREFVQHLYGLRAVMDGYAARCAAGKLSPAALDRGRSLVIAGQEAERDRAYAHMVGSDVEFHQFVMEQSGNPLLVESAGVIWRNVQRVMGELLYRGGAPSWVWEDHAAIFDAIASGAPDAAERLARRHAEHGEELILDALDSLPAVDRA, translated from the coding sequence ATGACGGCGCTCCCCACCCCGCCGTCACGCGTCGAGCAGGTCTACGACGCGATCGTCGACGACATCTGCACGGGCCGTCTCGCGCCCGGCACCCGGCTGCGGCAGGAGGAGCTGGCCGAACGGTTCAACGTCTCCCGCCAGCCGGTCCAGCAGGCCCTGTTGCTGCTGCGGACCCAGGGCCTGCTGCGTGACACCGGCCGGCGCGGCCTGGAGGTCGCCCCCGTCGACCGCGAGTTCGTCCAGCACCTCTACGGCCTGCGCGCGGTGATGGACGGCTACGCCGCGCGCTGCGCCGCGGGCAAGCTCTCACCGGCTGCTCTCGATCGCGGGCGGTCGCTCGTCATCGCAGGTCAGGAGGCCGAGCGGGACCGGGCCTACGCCCACATGGTGGGCTCCGACGTCGAGTTCCACCAGTTCGTCATGGAGCAGTCGGGCAACCCGCTACTGGTGGAGAGCGCAGGAGTCATCTGGCGCAACGTGCAGCGTGTGATGGGCGAGCTGCTCTACCGGGGCGGCGCACCGAGCTGGGTGTGGGAGGACCACGCGGCGATCTTCGACGCGATCGCCTCCGGTGCCCCGGACGCCGCCGAGCGGCTCGCGCGCCGGCACGCCGAGCACGGCGAGGAGCTCATCCTCGACGCGCTGGACTCGCTCCCGGCCGTCGACCGGGCCTGA
- a CDS encoding thiamine pyrophosphate-binding protein: protein MAQDTSDSTPASRTAAELIARFLHERGVRRVFGLQGGHIQPIWDRLARLGVQIVDVRDEAAAVHMAHAHSEITGEMGIALATAGPGVTNTVTAVANASVSRIPLILIGGCPPRAQANKHPLQDIPHTEILRPVTRQSRTLRVADEMLREFDEGWARATGDASEPGPVYLEIPTDVLRETVPAAVVLDEHLRLPPRRRSLPHPDDVAAVAELVRGASKPVVITGRGARRAQEELVRFLDASGAAYLDTQEGRGLVPESHPAVVGALRSRVMRDADLVITVGRQLDYQLGFGSPVAFPSARFVRISDSASELYDNRRGEVEVLADVGATLGALAEQVSGDGDEDRGHWRDELRAAHLERFSGYRDKLASAEAGSDGKMHPNRIFAALQAQDLDGATVVADGGDFLSFARLGVPSHVRYLDAGAFGCLGVGVPFAIAAALARPGKPAVAVTGDGAFGINAMEVNTAVRHGAPIVVIVSNNSAWNIERFDQDENYGLVVGTELEGNDYAALGRALGAHGERVTDPAELEGALKRAFENAPAVVDVVTSQDAPSPDAGKGLGWVGEYQALTPWNDAEIERRKV from the coding sequence ATGGCTCAGGACACGTCCGACTCCACCCCGGCGTCACGGACCGCCGCGGAGCTGATCGCCAGGTTCCTGCACGAACGCGGGGTGAGACGCGTGTTCGGCCTGCAGGGCGGCCACATCCAACCCATCTGGGACCGTCTGGCCCGGCTCGGCGTGCAGATCGTCGACGTCCGGGACGAGGCCGCCGCCGTCCACATGGCGCACGCGCACTCGGAGATCACCGGCGAGATGGGGATCGCGCTGGCCACCGCCGGGCCCGGGGTGACCAACACCGTCACCGCGGTCGCGAACGCCTCGGTCTCGCGGATCCCGCTGATCCTGATCGGCGGCTGCCCGCCGCGGGCGCAGGCCAACAAGCACCCGCTGCAGGACATCCCGCACACCGAGATCCTGCGTCCGGTCACACGGCAGTCCCGAACGCTGCGGGTGGCCGACGAGATGCTCCGCGAGTTCGACGAGGGCTGGGCCCGCGCCACCGGCGACGCGTCCGAGCCGGGCCCGGTCTACCTGGAGATCCCGACCGACGTCCTGCGCGAGACGGTGCCCGCCGCCGTCGTGCTCGACGAGCACCTGCGCCTGCCTCCGCGCCGGCGGTCGCTGCCGCACCCCGACGACGTGGCCGCCGTCGCCGAGCTGGTGCGCGGGGCGAGCAAGCCGGTCGTGATCACCGGCCGTGGGGCGCGCCGGGCGCAGGAGGAGCTCGTCCGGTTCCTCGACGCCTCCGGCGCCGCGTACCTGGACACCCAGGAGGGACGCGGGCTGGTCCCGGAGTCGCACCCGGCCGTGGTCGGCGCGCTGCGCTCGCGGGTCATGCGCGACGCGGACCTCGTGATCACCGTCGGGCGCCAGCTCGACTACCAGCTCGGGTTCGGATCCCCGGTCGCGTTCCCGTCCGCGCGGTTCGTGCGGATCTCGGACTCGGCGAGCGAGCTCTACGACAACCGCCGCGGTGAGGTCGAGGTGCTCGCCGACGTCGGCGCCACCCTCGGCGCGCTGGCCGAGCAGGTCTCGGGTGACGGCGACGAGGACCGAGGGCACTGGCGCGACGAGCTGCGTGCCGCGCACCTGGAGCGGTTCTCCGGCTACCGCGACAAGCTCGCCTCGGCCGAGGCCGGCTCGGACGGCAAGATGCACCCGAACCGGATCTTCGCGGCGCTGCAGGCGCAGGACCTCGACGGCGCCACCGTCGTCGCCGACGGCGGAGACTTCCTGAGCTTCGCCCGCCTCGGCGTCCCGTCGCACGTGCGCTACCTCGACGCCGGTGCGTTCGGCTGCCTCGGCGTCGGCGTCCCGTTCGCGATCGCGGCGGCGCTGGCCCGGCCCGGGAAGCCCGCGGTCGCGGTGACGGGCGACGGCGCGTTCGGCATCAACGCCATGGAGGTCAACACGGCGGTGCGCCACGGCGCCCCGATCGTCGTGATCGTCTCCAACAACTCGGCCTGGAACATCGAGCGCTTCGACCAGGACGAGAACTACGGCCTCGTCGTCGGCACCGAGCTGGAGGGCAACGACTACGCCGCCCTCGGCCGGGCCCTCGGCGCGCACGGCGAGCGGGTGACCGACCCGGCGGAGCTGGAGGGGGCGCTCAAGCGGGCGTTCGAGAACGCACCGGCCGTCGTCGACGTCGTGACCAGCCAGGACGCCCCGTCCCCGGACGCCGGCAAGGGCCTGGGCTGGGTCGGGGAGTACCAGGCACTCACACCGTGGAACGACGCAGAGATCGAGCGGAGGAAGGTCTGA